A single window of Athene noctua chromosome 1, bAthNoc1.hap1.1, whole genome shotgun sequence DNA harbors:
- the XPO1 gene encoding exportin-1, whose translation MPAIMTMLADHAARQLLDFNQKLDINLLDNVVNCLYHGEGAQQRMAQEVLTHLKEHPDAWTRVDTILEFSQNMNTKYYGLQILENVIKTRWKILPRNQCEGIKKYVVGLIIKTSSDPTCVEKEKVYIGKLNMILVQILKQEWPKHWPTFISDIVGASRTSESLCQNNMVILKLLSEEVFDFSSGQITQVKAKHLKDSMCNEFSQIFQLCQFVMENSQNAPLVHATLETLLRFLNWIPLGYIFETKLISTLIYKFLNVPMFRNVSLKCLTEIAGVSVSQYEEQFVTLFTLTMMQLKQMLPLNTNIRLAYSNGKDDEQNFIQNLSLFLCTFLKEHGQLIEKRLNLRETLMEALHYMLLVSEVEETEIFKICLEYWNHLAAELYRESPFSTSASPLLSGSQHFDVPPRRQLYLPVLSKVRLLMVSRMAKPEEVLVVENDQGEVVREFMKDTDSINLYKNMRETLVYLTHLDYADTERIMTEKLHNQVNGTEWSWKNLNTLCWAIGSISGAMHEEDEKRFLVTVIKDLLGLCEQKRGKDNKAIIASNIMYIVGQYPRFLRAHWKFLKTVVNKLFEFMHETHDGVQDMACDTFIKIAQKCRRHFVQVQVGEVMPFIDEILNNINTIICDLQPQQVHTFYEAVGYMIGAQTDQTVQEHLIEKYMLLPNQVWDSIIQQATKNVDILKDPETVKQLGSILKTNVRACKAVGHPFVIQLGRIYLDMLNVYKCLSENISAAIQANGEMVTKQPLIRSMRTVKRETLKLISGWVSRSNDPQMVAENFVPPLLDAVLIDYQRNVPAAREPEVLSTMAIIVNKLGGHITAEIPQIFDAVFECTLNMINKDFEEYPEHRTNFFLLLQAVNSHCFPAFLAIPPAQFKLVLDSIIWAFKHTMRNVADTGLQILYTLLQNVAQEETAAQSFYQTYFCDILQHIFSVVTDTSHTAGLTMHASILAYMFNLVEEGKISTPLNPGNPVNNQMFIQEYVANLLKSAFPHLQDAQVKLFVTGLFSLNQDIPAFKEHLRDFLVQIKEFAGEDTSDLFLEERETALRQAQEEKHKLQMSVPGILNPHEIPEEMCD comes from the exons ATGCCAGCAATTATGACAATGTTAGCAGACCATGCAGCTCGTCAGCTGCTGGATTTTAACCAGAAACTGGATATCAATCTCTTGGACAATGTGGTGAACTGCTTGTACCATGGAGAAGGCGCACAG CAAAGAATGGCACAGGAAGTCTTGACTCACTTAAAAGAACATCCCGATGCGTGGACAAGAGTTGATACTATTTTGGAGTTCTCTCAGAACATGAATACCAAA TATTATGGACTGCAAATCTTGGAAAACGTGATAAAAACAAGATGGAAGATTCTTCCAAGGAACCAGTGTGAAG GTATTAAAAAATACGTTGTTGGCCTAATTATCAAGACCTCATCTGATCCAACATGTGTAGAA aaaGAGAAAGTGTATATTGGGAAACTGAACATGATTCTTGTTCAG ATACTGAAACAGGAATGGCCAAAGCACTGGCCAACTTTTATAAGTGATATTGTGGGAGCAAGCAGGACTAGTGAAAGCCTCTGTCAGAACAATATGGTGATCCTTAAACTATTGAGTGAAGAAGTGTTTGATTTTTCCAGTGGCCAGATCACCCAAGTAAAAGCTAAGCATTTGAAAGACAG catgtGCAATGAATTCTCTCAGATATTTCAACTGTGTCAGTTTGTCATG GAAAACTCCCAAAATGCTCCCTTAGTTCATGCAACTTTGGAAACTTTGCTACGATTTCTGAACTGGATTCCTCTGGGATATATATTTGAGACCAAGTTAATCAGCACACTAATATACAAG TTCTTAAATGTTCCCATGTTTCGAAATGTCTCTTTGAAGTGCCTCACAGAGATTGCAGGTGTCAGTGTAAGCCAGTATGAAGAACAGTTTGTAACGCTTTTTACACTGACCATGATGCAGTTGAAACAG ATGCTTCCTTTAAATACTAACATCCGACTTGCGTACTCAAATGGAAAAGACGATGAACAGAACTTCATTCAGAATCTCAGTTTGTTTCTCTGCACGTTCCTCAAGGAACATGGTCAACTTatagaaaaaagattaaatctgAGGGAAACATTAATGGAG GCTCTTCATTATATGCTACTGGTATCAGAAGttgaagaaactgaaattttcaaGATTTGTCTTGAATATTGGAATCATTTAGCTGCTGAGCTCTACAGAGAAAGTCCGTTTTCAACATCTGCTTCTCCATTGCTTTCGGGAAGTCAGCACTTCGATGTTCCTCCAAGGAGACAGCTTTATTTGCCTGTGTTGTCCAAG GTTCGATTGCTAATGGTTAGCCGTATGGCTAAACCTGAAGAAGTCCTAGTCGTGGAAAATGATCAAGGGGAAGTAGTACGAGAATTCATGAAGGATACAGATTCCATAAACTTGTATAAAAACATGAGAGAAACATTGG TTTATCTTACACATCTGGATTATGCAGACACAGAACGAATTATGACTGAAAAACTTCACAATCAAGTGAATGGAACAGAATGGTCGTGGAAAAATTTGAATACTCTGTGTTGGGCTATAGGTTCCATCAGTGGCGCGATGCAtgaagaagatgaaaaaagatTCCTTGTTACAGTAATTAAG GATCTCCTGGGACTCTGTGAACAAAAGCGAGGAAAAGACAATAAAGCCATTATTGCATCAAATATAATGTATATAGTAGGTCAATACCCACGGTTTTTGAGAGCTCACTGGAAATTTTTGAAGACAGTAGTCAACAAACTGTTTGAATTTATGCATG aaaccCACGATGGTGTCCAGGATATGGCTTGTGATACCTTCATAAAAATAGCACAAAAATGCCGCCGACATTTTGTTCAGGTTCAAGTGGGAGAGGTCATGCCATTTATTGATGAAATCTTGAACAATATTAATACTATCATCTGTGACCTTCAGCCACAACAG GTGCATACATTCTATGAAGCAGTAGGATACATGATTGGGGCACAGACAGACCAGACTGTGCAGGAGCATCTGATAGAAAAGTACATGTTACTACCTAATCAAGTATGGGACAGCATAATTCAACAGGCAACAAAA aatgttGATATTCTCAAGGATCCTGAAACAGTTAAGCAACTTGGTAGCATTCTGAAAACCAATGTAAGAGCATGTAAAGCAGTTGGCCACCCCTTTGTGATTCAGCTTGGAAGAATTTATTTAGATATGCTGAATGTGTACAAGTGCctaagtgaaaatatttctgcagctaTTCAGGCTAATG GTGAAATGGTAACAAAGCAGCCTTTGATTAGAAGTATGAGGACTGTAAAAAGGGAAACTTTGAAACTAATTTCTGGCTGGGTGAGCAGGTCCAATGATCCTCAGATG GTAGCTGAAAACTTTGTTCCTCCGTTGTTGGATGCAGTTCTCATTGACTACCAGAGAAACGTGCCAGCTGCCAGAGAACCTGAAGTACTTAGTACTATGGCTATCATTGTAAACAAGCTGGGTGGACACATTACTGCTGAAATACCTCAGATATTCGATGCTGTTTTTGAGTGCACATTAAATATGATCAACAAG GACTTTGAAGAATATCCTGAACATAGAACAAACTTCTTCTTACTGCTTCAGGCTGTAAATTCTCATTGCTTCCCAGCATTCCTGGCCATTCCACCTGCACAGTTCAAACTTGTTCTGGATTCTATTATTTGGGCTTTCAAACATACAATGAGAAATGTTGCAGATACAG gacTTCAGATACTTTATACTCTACTACAGAATGTTGCACAAGAAGAGACTGCTGCCCAGAGTTTCTATCAGACGTATTTCTGTGATATCCTTCAGCACATTTTCTCAGTGGTAACAGACACCTCACACACTGCTG GTTTGACAATGCATGCATCAATCCTTGCATACATGTTCAACTTAgtagaagagggaaaaataagtACTCCATTAAACCCTGGAAATCCAGTGAACAACCAAATGTTTATTCAGGAGTATGTTGCTAATCTTCTCAAATCTGCATTTCCTCATCTGCAAGA TGCCCAGGTTAAGCTGTTTGTGACAGGACTCTTCAGTTTAAACCAGGATATTCCTGCCTTCAAGGAACACCTAAGGGATTTCCTGGTCCAAATCAAG GAATTCGCAGGTGAAGACACATCAGACTTATTCTTGGAGGAAAGAGAAACAGCCCTTCGGCAGGCTCAAGAGGAGAAGCATAAACTTCAGATGTCTGTACCTGGCATCCTTAATCCACATGAAATTCCTGAGGAGATGTgcgattaa